A genomic window from Halorussus rarus includes:
- a CDS encoding DUF7090 family protein — protein sequence MDYRLAIENTPDAIPGGTGVLLLHPSTGETDRIDTDFLKTDTDRFLVISTRTTAREVKQKLDHYDVDESKAEILDTLSIERGYSRRSTDNVHYVSSPDDLEGVLEVTRRFLENTEGKRRISLDSITEMAYYADESRVRDAIRQILGLLREHDAVGLFHLSKGVHDEEHVEKFMGLFDAIIDLDRDGEVNSDFEDV from the coding sequence ATGGATTATCGACTCGCCATCGAGAACACGCCCGACGCGATTCCCGGTGGCACTGGCGTCCTCCTCCTGCATCCGAGCACCGGCGAGACCGACCGCATCGACACCGACTTCCTCAAGACCGACACAGACCGCTTCCTCGTCATCTCGACCCGAACCACCGCCCGGGAGGTCAAGCAGAAGCTCGACCACTACGACGTCGACGAGAGCAAGGCCGAGATCCTCGACACGCTGAGCATCGAGCGGGGCTACTCCCGCCGGAGCACCGACAACGTCCACTACGTCTCCTCGCCCGACGACCTCGAGGGCGTGCTGGAGGTCACCCGGCGGTTCCTGGAGAACACGGAGGGCAAGCGCCGCATCAGCCTCGACTCCATCACCGAGATGGCCTACTACGCCGACGAGTCGCGGGTCCGCGACGCGATCCGCCAGATTCTGGGCCTGCTGCGCGAACACGACGCGGTCGGCCTCTTCCACCTCTCGAAGGGCGTCCACGACGAGGAGCACGTCGAGAAGTTCATGGGGCTGTTCGACGCCATCATCGACCTCGACCGCGACGGCGAGGTGAACAGCGACTTCGAGGACGTCTGA
- a CDS encoding DUF2391 family protein, giving the protein MVGSKKRFALADSAQQIVGGFLLAGPFVVTEEVWSLARDMTWFQTVATVLIVFLIGYGALYKADDDRDPDREAEVAGVPSRFVSLMLVSFGSVAILAVAFGAPGTFLGDTFVAGEASMETVTVTLRAISVGAVFSVVGAATADSVF; this is encoded by the coding sequence ATGGTCGGATCGAAGAAGCGCTTCGCGCTGGCGGACTCCGCCCAGCAGATCGTCGGCGGCTTCCTGCTGGCGGGGCCGTTCGTCGTCACCGAGGAGGTGTGGAGTCTGGCCCGGGACATGACGTGGTTCCAGACGGTCGCCACGGTGCTCATCGTCTTTCTCATCGGGTACGGGGCGCTCTACAAGGCCGACGACGACCGCGACCCCGACCGGGAGGCCGAGGTGGCCGGCGTCCCCTCGCGATTCGTCTCGCTGATGCTGGTCTCGTTCGGGTCGGTGGCGATACTCGCGGTGGCGTTCGGCGCGCCCGGCACGTTCCTCGGCGACACGTTCGTCGCCGGCGAGGCGTCGATGGAGACCGTGACCGTCACCCTCCGGGCCATCAGCGTCGGCGCGGTGTTCAGCGTGGTCGGCGCGGCCACCGCCGACAGCGTGTTCTGA
- a CDS encoding class I SAM-dependent methyltransferase, whose translation MSVREEFDEWAADGRDRGMEDRHWHTGKYVLARMPVEAGDTVLDLGTGSGYAVRALRDTQRAGRAYGLDGSPEMARNARGYSDDPQVGFLVGDFDHLPFADDSVDHVFTMEAFYYANDPHETLAEVARVLRPGGTFYCGVNYYEENVYSHEWQEFIDVEMTRWSAAEYREAFREAGLHVAEQDNVPDRDTEIPDESAFPTDDWESREAMVERYRELGTLLTVGVAP comes from the coding sequence ATGAGCGTCCGCGAGGAGTTCGACGAGTGGGCGGCCGACGGCCGCGACAGGGGAATGGAGGACCGCCACTGGCACACCGGGAAGTACGTGCTGGCCCGGATGCCGGTCGAGGCGGGCGACACCGTGCTGGACCTGGGGACCGGCAGCGGCTACGCGGTCCGGGCGCTCCGGGACACCCAGCGCGCCGGCCGGGCCTACGGCCTCGACGGCTCTCCCGAGATGGCGCGCAACGCCCGGGGGTACTCCGACGACCCGCAGGTCGGCTTCCTCGTCGGCGACTTCGACCACCTGCCGTTCGCCGACGACAGCGTCGACCACGTCTTCACGATGGAGGCATTCTACTACGCGAACGACCCTCACGAGACCCTGGCGGAGGTCGCCCGCGTCCTCCGGCCCGGCGGCACGTTCTACTGCGGCGTGAACTACTACGAGGAGAACGTCTACTCTCACGAGTGGCAGGAGTTCATCGACGTGGAGATGACCCGCTGGTCGGCCGCCGAGTACCGCGAGGCGTTCCGCGAGGCGGGCCTGCACGTCGCCGAGCAGGACAACGTCCCCGACCGCGACACCGAGATCCCCGACGAGAGCGCGTTCCCGACCGACGACTGGGAGAGCCGGGAGGCGATGGTCGAGCGCTACCGGGAGCTCGGGACGCTGCTGACGGTCGGCGTCGCGCCCTGA
- a CDS encoding ATP-binding protein has protein sequence MGHWSRLVSTLGGDRVVAGWGGLYVLLATARAGFIVATGRPIVAAIVDFVLVAGPGAVMLYGGLRLSRSDLDPETYPRVVAWCLAGFVVTLGIIELLNLEPGVTIAYPRWSFTLGAAVGTAAGFGIGVNDARAVTRAKEIERRNRELERQNGRLESFARMVAHELRSPLTVAKIYLDGAAKGDADAAAQVESALDRIEEMIEVVLVTARGSDANIDADPVSVADVAAEAWAPLDFPRADLVVETDRTVLADPIHVRHLLENLFRNSVEHGSTSHRPRDGDVDASDAGVTVRVGSLPGGFYVQDDGPGIPEDERDAVFEAGHTTDDDGIGLGLTFVSQLVDAYGWDCDITEGESGGARFEFTNVDTVSAERPKTH, from the coding sequence ATGGGTCACTGGTCGCGTCTCGTCTCGACGCTCGGTGGGGACCGCGTCGTCGCCGGGTGGGGTGGACTGTACGTTCTTCTCGCTACCGCGCGAGCCGGCTTCATCGTCGCCACGGGTCGGCCGATAGTCGCCGCTATCGTCGACTTCGTGCTGGTCGCCGGTCCGGGAGCCGTCATGCTGTACGGGGGACTCCGACTCTCCCGGTCGGACCTCGATCCGGAGACCTACCCCCGGGTCGTGGCCTGGTGTCTCGCCGGCTTCGTCGTGACTCTCGGCATCATCGAACTGCTCAATCTCGAACCCGGCGTCACCATCGCCTACCCGCGATGGTCGTTCACGCTGGGCGCGGCCGTCGGGACCGCGGCCGGCTTCGGTATCGGCGTGAACGACGCCCGCGCGGTCACCCGGGCGAAGGAGATAGAGCGCCGTAACCGGGAACTGGAGCGCCAGAACGGTCGACTAGAGAGCTTCGCCCGGATGGTCGCCCACGAGCTCCGGAGCCCGTTGACCGTCGCGAAGATCTACCTCGACGGGGCCGCGAAGGGCGACGCCGACGCGGCGGCGCAGGTCGAGAGCGCCCTGGACCGCATCGAGGAGATGATCGAGGTCGTGCTGGTCACCGCCCGGGGCAGCGACGCCAACATCGACGCCGACCCCGTGTCGGTCGCCGACGTCGCGGCCGAAGCGTGGGCGCCCCTCGACTTCCCCCGCGCCGACCTCGTCGTCGAGACCGACCGGACGGTTCTGGCCGACCCGATTCACGTCCGCCACCTGCTGGAGAACCTGTTCCGCAATTCGGTGGAGCACGGCTCGACGAGCCACCGTCCGCGCGACGGTGACGTCGACGCGTCCGACGCGGGCGTGACGGTCCGCGTCGGCTCGCTGCCCGGCGGATTCTACGTCCAGGACGACGGTCCCGGCATCCCCGAAGACGAGCGCGACGCCGTGTTCGAGGCCGGCCACACCACCGACGACGACGGGATCGGCCTGGGACTCACCTTCGTCTCGCAGCTCGTCGACGCGTACGGCTGGGACTGTGACATCACCGAGGGCGAGTCCGGCGGGGCGCGCTTCGAGTTCACGAACGTCGACACGGTTTCGGCCGAGCGGCCGAAGACGCACTGA
- a CDS encoding peroxidase-related enzyme (This protein belongs to a clade of uncharacterized proteins related to peroxidases such as the alkylhydroperoxidase AhpD.), translating into MPEEPMTEFPVPDAEDLPDDLRERIEEETERAGFAPNVFRAFGYKPSHFRPFFRYHDALVEDTPLDREEVEMIVVAVSGANDCLYCVVAHGALCRFYSERPKLADQLATNHRAADLSERRRAMLDFAVKLTEEPARVTGADLGALREVGLTDEEIWDVGSVTAFFNLSNRMAAMADMRPNDEFYTFARQAEE; encoded by the coding sequence ATGCCCGAGGAACCGATGACCGAGTTCCCGGTCCCGGACGCCGAGGACCTGCCCGACGACCTCCGGGAGCGCATCGAGGAGGAGACCGAGCGCGCCGGCTTCGCGCCCAACGTCTTCCGGGCGTTCGGCTACAAGCCGAGCCACTTCCGGCCGTTCTTCCGGTACCACGACGCGCTGGTCGAGGACACGCCGCTCGACCGCGAGGAGGTCGAGATGATCGTCGTCGCGGTCAGCGGTGCGAACGACTGCCTCTACTGCGTGGTCGCCCACGGCGCGCTCTGTCGGTTCTACAGCGAGCGCCCCAAGCTGGCCGACCAGCTCGCGACCAACCACCGCGCGGCCGACCTCTCGGAGCGCCGGCGAGCGATGCTCGACTTCGCGGTGAAGCTCACGGAGGAGCCGGCTCGCGTGACCGGGGCCGACTTGGGCGCGCTCCGCGAGGTCGGCCTCACCGACGAGGAGATCTGGGACGTCGGCAGCGTGACCGCGTTCTTCAACCTGAGCAACCGGATGGCCGCGATGGCGGACATGCGCCCGAACGACGAGTTCTACACCTTTGCGCGACAGGCCGAGGAGTAG
- a CDS encoding sodium:calcium antiporter, whose amino-acid sequence MSPVILYLLLAVGATGVIWKGSELLERSAERLSKHYGLPVAVHGAVVIAIGSSFPELSSVVISTLVHGEFGLGVGAIVGSAIFNLLVIPALSALAAERLEATRDIVHKDAQFYIISVLVLFITFALGATYVPGGTNSAAILTPALVVMPLATYGVYVFLQYQDTRDHVPTDDVDVDPGREWAVLAVSLVLIAVGVEGIVRAALGFGEIFDTPSFLWGLTVIAAATSLPDAFVSINAAKNDESITSLTNVLGSNTFNLLVAIPVGVLLGGSATVNFLAAIPMMGFLAFATLVFVVVTRTHLELTDGEAYALLGLYAVFLAWMTLESTGVIETVRGI is encoded by the coding sequence ATGAGTCCCGTCATCTTGTATCTCCTGCTGGCGGTCGGGGCGACCGGCGTCATCTGGAAGGGTAGCGAGCTCCTCGAACGCTCCGCCGAGCGGCTCAGCAAGCACTACGGGCTGCCGGTCGCGGTCCACGGGGCCGTCGTCATCGCCATCGGGTCGAGCTTTCCCGAACTCAGCTCGGTCGTCATCAGCACGCTGGTCCACGGCGAGTTCGGCCTCGGCGTCGGGGCGATCGTCGGGAGCGCCATCTTCAACCTGCTCGTCATCCCGGCACTCTCCGCGCTCGCCGCCGAGCGGCTCGAGGCGACCCGGGACATCGTCCACAAGGACGCCCAGTTCTACATCATCAGCGTCCTCGTGCTGTTCATCACGTTCGCGCTCGGGGCGACCTACGTCCCCGGCGGGACGAACTCGGCGGCGATTCTCACCCCCGCGCTCGTCGTCATGCCCCTGGCCACCTACGGCGTCTACGTCTTCCTCCAGTACCAAGACACCCGGGACCACGTGCCGACCGATGACGTCGACGTCGACCCGGGCCGCGAGTGGGCGGTGCTCGCGGTCTCGCTCGTCCTCATCGCCGTCGGCGTCGAGGGCATCGTCCGGGCCGCGCTCGGCTTCGGCGAGATCTTCGACACGCCGAGCTTCCTGTGGGGGCTGACGGTCATCGCGGCCGCGACGAGCCTCCCGGACGCGTTCGTCAGCATCAACGCCGCGAAGAACGACGAGAGCATCACCAGCCTCACGAACGTTCTCGGGAGCAACACGTTCAACCTCCTTGTCGCCATCCCGGTCGGCGTCCTCCTCGGCGGGTCCGCCACCGTCAACTTCCTCGCGGCCATCCCGATGATGGGATTCCTCGCGTTCGCGACGCTCGTGTTCGTCGTCGTCACCCGCACCCACCTCGAACTCACCGACGGCGAGGCGTACGCCCTGCTCGGCCTCTACGCCGTGTTCCTCGCGTGGATGACCCTCGAGAGCACGGGCGTCATCGAGACGGTCCGGGGGATCTGA
- a CDS encoding DUF1684 domain-containing protein, which translates to MSDTATEEFDAEAWREELESHRTEKDDFFAEHPQSPIPPEERETFDGLDYFDPAPDYRVTATVEVHEQPDPVELEVSAGPPQRYLRVATLHFELDGEADELAGYRQEADEDGLFVPFRDKTTGQQTYDGGRYMEFETEGGLDDASEMVLDFNLAYSPFCAYSETFACPLPPEENWLDAEIRAGEKA; encoded by the coding sequence ATGAGCGACACCGCGACCGAGGAGTTCGACGCCGAGGCGTGGCGAGAAGAACTCGAATCACACCGAACCGAGAAGGACGACTTTTTCGCCGAGCACCCCCAGTCGCCGATTCCGCCCGAGGAGCGCGAGACGTTCGACGGCCTCGACTACTTCGACCCCGCCCCCGACTACCGGGTGACCGCGACCGTGGAGGTCCACGAGCAGCCCGACCCCGTGGAACTGGAGGTCAGCGCCGGCCCGCCCCAGCGGTACCTCCGGGTCGCCACGCTCCACTTCGAGCTCGACGGCGAGGCGGACGAGCTCGCGGGCTACCGCCAGGAGGCCGACGAGGACGGCCTGTTCGTCCCGTTCCGCGACAAGACGACCGGCCAGCAGACCTACGACGGCGGCCGGTACATGGAGTTCGAGACCGAGGGCGGTCTCGACGACGCCTCGGAGATGGTCCTGGACTTCAACCTCGCGTACTCGCCGTTCTGCGCGTACAGCGAGACGTTCGCCTGCCCGCTCCCGCCCGAGGAGAACTGGCTGGACGCGGAGATCCGGGCGGGCGAGAAGGCGTAG